The genomic interval TCGGCCGCCTATAAGCCCCTGGCTGAAGCGTACCTGAGCATGGGGCGCTTCATGGAGGCGATGGTCGTCTGCAAGAAGGGGGTGAAGGCGCATCCCAACGCGGCCGACCCGCGCCTTCTTCTCGCTCGGGTGTATGCCGAGCAGGGCAAGGACAAGAAGGCCCTGGAAGAAGCGCTCGGCGCGCTCCAGGTCCAGCCCGAGGACAAGGCCGCTCTGCGGCTGGCCGGGGCGCTCCAGCTCAAGACGGGCGAGACCGAGCCCGGCAAGGCCAACCTGCTCAAGGCCTTCAGCGCGGACCCGGGAGACCCGGACACCGTCACGCTGCTCCAGCAGCACAAGATTGAGCCGCCGCGTCCGGCCGCGCCCACGCCCGCTCCCGCGCCAGTGGTCGCCGCGCCCGCGCCCACCGCCGTGCAGCAGTCGGCGGCGTCGCTCTCCCAGGGGGCCGCGACCACCGCGAGCCCGGAGCCCACGGCGGCGCCGAAGCCCGCGCCCCGTCCGGTCCCGGCGGCTTCCGAGCCCGCGCGCGCCGAGTCCCCTCGTCCCTCGCCGCAGCCCCGCCGGCCGCAGCCGGTGGTGGAAGAGGTGGATGACGACGACGATGACGACCAGCCCCGCCGGCGCGGTGGCCGTCCTCAGGGTGGAGGCAAGGGCAAGCTGGTGACGGTGGCCCTGCTGGTGGCCATCCCGTTGTTCATCGGCGGCTACGGTTGGTACACGGCGCACACCCGGAAGATCTCCCGCGAGCTGAAGAAGCACCTGGAGGCCTCCGCGGAGCTGCTCAAGCGCGACTCCTTCGACAGCTACAAGAAGGCGTGTGAAGAGGCGGACAAGGCCATCGAGGTGAACTCCGACTCCGGCCAGGCGCATGGCTACCTGGCGTACGCCTACGCGATTCGCTGGGGCGAGCACGGCGGTGGTGACGATGCGCGCCGCCGCGCCGAGGAGCACCTGGCCGCGGGCAAGAAGTCGGGCGACGTCAGCTCGCACCTCATCGCGGCGGAGGCGCTGGCCCAGACCTACGGTGGAAAGGGCAAGGACGCGTTGGGGGCTCTGGAGGAGACGGTGAAGGGCCTGGATGCCCAGGGCCGCTCCAGCTCGCTCTTGTACCTCACGCTCGGCCTCATCCAGATGAACGCGGGAGACCTGGACCGCGCCCGGGACACGCTCGAGCGCGCGCAGGTGCTGGCGCCGGACGACCCGCGCGTCTACTCCGGTCTGGGCGCGGTGTACCGCCGCCTGGGACAGGACAGCTCCGCGTGGAAGAACTACGACCTGGCGCTGCGCTATGAGAAGGACCACCCCGAGTCCCTGCTGGGCCGCTCGCTCCTGATGCTGGAGCAGGACGAGCCCAACTACGGGCTGGTCCACACCATGCTCAAGAAGCTGCTGGAGTCGGAGCCGCCTCCGTCGCCCCGGCAGCTGGCCGCCGCGCACCTGGCGCGCTCGCTGCTCGTCAGCCGCGTGTCGGCGGCGATGCCGAACCTGAAGCCGGACGTGCAGCAGAAGCTCTCCGAGGCCACCGCCGTCCCGCTGGACAAGGACAAGGCGCGCGCGGAGATGCAGAAGAGCGAGGAGACCGGCTTCACGCTCGACAAGCAGAACCCGGAGCTGCACCTCATCAAGGGCCGCCGCCTCCTGTCGGAGGGCAACTTCGACCTGGCCGCCGAGGAGATTCGCAAGGCCATCCGCGTGGACGGCTCGCGCGCGCAGTTCCACGTCGAGCTGGCCAAGGCCCTCATGGGCAAGCAGGGTGGCGAGAAGGAAGCCGCCGGTGCGCTCGAGACGGCGCTCAAGACGATGGGCGACAGCCCCAAGCTGGTGGTGATGCTGGGCAACGCCTACCGCCGCCAGGGCAAGCTGGACGAGGCGCTCACGCAGTACCAGCGCGCGGTGAAGGACCCGAAGGCGAAGAACCCCGAGGCGCGACTCGCCATGGGCGCCATCTACCGGGAGCGCTCGGACTGGGCCAAGGCGCAGGAGCAGCTCGAGAAGGCGAGCCAGGAGTTCGTGGGTCAGCCGGAGCGCTCGGCGATGGCGCTCACGGAGCTGGCGCGCGTCTACCAGGGCAAGGGCGACGCCGC from Myxococcus stipitatus carries:
- a CDS encoding tetratricopeptide repeat protein — its product is MSTSPSKTLSPAELAKLEHAFASDPSSAAYKPLAEAYLSMGRFMEAMVVCKKGVKAHPNAADPRLLLARVYAEQGKDKKALEEALGALQVQPEDKAALRLAGALQLKTGETEPGKANLLKAFSADPGDPDTVTLLQQHKIEPPRPAAPTPAPAPVVAAPAPTAVQQSAASLSQGAATTASPEPTAAPKPAPRPVPAASEPARAESPRPSPQPRRPQPVVEEVDDDDDDDQPRRRGGRPQGGGKGKLVTVALLVAIPLFIGGYGWYTAHTRKISRELKKHLEASAELLKRDSFDSYKKACEEADKAIEVNSDSGQAHGYLAYAYAIRWGEHGGGDDARRRAEEHLAAGKKSGDVSSHLIAAEALAQTYGGKGKDALGALEETVKGLDAQGRSSSLLYLTLGLIQMNAGDLDRARDTLERAQVLAPDDPRVYSGLGAVYRRLGQDSSAWKNYDLALRYEKDHPESLLGRSLLMLEQDEPNYGLVHTMLKKLLESEPPPSPRQLAAAHLARSLLVSRVSAAMPNLKPDVQQKLSEATAVPLDKDKARAEMQKSEETGFTLDKQNPELHLIKGRRLLSEGNFDLAAEEIRKAIRVDGSRAQFHVELAKALMGKQGGEKEAAGALETALKTMGDSPKLVVMLGNAYRRQGKLDEALTQYQRAVKDPKAKNPEARLAMGAIYRERSDWAKAQEQLEKASQEFVGQPERSAMALTELARVYQGKGDAAKADETYQRALNADEGFGAAYYYYATLLAKDSKQGAKAKMLAQEYLKREPSGEHASAARSLSGG